The proteins below come from a single Garra rufa chromosome 3, GarRuf1.0, whole genome shotgun sequence genomic window:
- the eif3jb gene encoding eukaryotic translation initiation factor 3 subunit J-B → MADSDDWDADNFEASEPIVSAAGLLDRWEGEDEEEDVKDNWDDEEEEKEEEKKVEETKAEKPPEKKKLSDKIKEKENLLKKKQEELKNKVEDTAQSETLSPEEQHAERLRLKKLQEEADLELAREAFGVDPAAANASTTVITTNNASGIEAMCPSSKDDFVAFEKLLKDKITQFEKSVHYSSFLESLFRELCISLEVDDLKKISNSLSVLLSERQKQEKEKKANKKKKKGVVPGGGLKANMRDDFDYGGFDDGYGNEYDDFM, encoded by the exons ATGGCGGATTCCGACGACTGGG ACGCTGACAACTTCGAGGCAAGTGAGCCGATCGTAAGTGCCGCCGGGCTGCTGGATAGATGGGAAGGCGAGGACGAGGAGGAAGACGTGAAG GACAATTGggatgatgaggaggaggagaaggaagaAGAAAAGAAAGTTGAAGAAACAAAAGCAG AGAAACCCCCTGAAAAGAAGAAATTAAGTGATAAgataaaagagaaagaaaatttGCTGAAGAAAAAACAAGAGGAGTTGAAAAATAag GTGGAAGACACAGCACAAAGTGAGACTCTGTCGCCAGAGGAGCAGCATGCAGAGAGGCTTCGGCTGAAGAAACTGCAGGAGGAGGCAGACTTGGAATTGGCCCGTGAAGCGTTTG GTGTTGATCCTGCTGCTGCAAATGCCTCTACTACTGTTATCACAACAAACAATGCCTCTGGAATTGAAGCCATGTGCCCTTCATCCAAAGATGACTTTGTTGCATTTGAAAAATTACTGAAAGATAAGATAACACAGTTTGAAAAATCAGTGCATTATTCCAGCTTTTTGGAATCACTGTTTCGAGAGCTTTGTATTTCGT TGGAAGTCGATGACCTGAAAAAAATTAGTAATTCTTTGTCTGTTCTTCTCAGTGAAAGACAAAAGCAAGAAAAG GAAAAGAAGGCAaataagaaaaagaagaaaggtGTAGTCCCTGGTGGTGGATTGAAAGCAAACATGAGAGATGACTTTGATTATGGTGGTTTTGACGATGGCTATGGCAATGAATATGATGACTTCATGTGA
- the cilp gene encoding cartilage intermediate layer protein 1, whose amino-acid sequence MGCLSTLIFLLFLLGITGTFSQGPWRSIMGTSWKPNPAVYHNEDNYEWTTWFNVDHPGGKGDYEKLNAIRFYYRARVCEVPRALEARTTEWIPARSTGERVHADPAVGFWCVNDEQPVGKNCSNYAVRFLCPKEIVPDVEEVIWGPWSDWSPCPAQCDQVAIEHRSRSCKSSSKQCNGQTVEARSCKGPPCPRCDLQCVMGKVNDECDGCMCQDHTVLGSVRSAGGLPAPGAAILRAGSSPKLLTVTDHNGHFQVPGICPDGNTMLMIKLKNHAPQQVTIPKSTERTSVVHLKLERAKKLYVLKNPENKARREGQTAAFCCKTDGTPEPNQYEWFHNGTLLDRSQYQYDETLVLRNLTLDHIGEYYCRASNENGAIKSKPATLTVIGQNAPSCNPKPDSHMIQLPHDCFQNKTNSLYYDVGRCPTTTCTGKLDNGIRCKDSVSYCCGISNMEEKEITCQGYQLPIMVVTQCGCKTCVDTKAIVRGHAIAADTGEPMRFGHVYMDGARVSRTGYKGTFSIQVPTNTERLVLTFVDNMQKFVNTTKVLPFNPKGGAVFHEIKLLRKKPAVIISSRDTNKLDLGEVEGEDPIAEIEIPPNAFYKENGEVFMGNVKASVTFLDPRDVSTAAAAQSDLNFIGDEGDTLPLRTYGMFSVDFRDDEGGESLNAGEVKVRLDAEQVKMPEHLKTMKLWSLNPDTGLWEEEGQFRAEKQQRGKREERTFLIGNMEIRERRLFNLDVPENRRCYVKVRAFRGERYMPSEQTEGVVMTLINMEPTPGFSTNPRAWGRFDSVITGPNGACLPAFCDEQKPDAYSAYVMANLGGEELEAVASSPKLNPNTIGVPQPYLNKLNYRRTDHDDPKIKKTAFSINVAKPRSNTAEEANGPVYPFDKLKECEEAPFSAAHFRFSRVEGDRYDYNTVPFNEDDPMSWTEDYLSWWPKPMEYRACYIKIKLNGAHELNVRSRNMGGTHPKTVGQLYGIRDTRSIRDMEQSTVSAVCVEFKCSGMLYDQDRVDRTLVKVMPQGSCKRDSVNSMLQEYLVNHLPLAVNNDTNEFTMLAPLDPLGHNYGIYTVTDQDPRTAKEIALGRCFDGTSDGTSRVMKSNEGVALSFTCGDKEVTRQSMFQQMQNSLGQATAGSARPGRGNRRQRGGSTAPRNSRRRSTRNSYTRTQTVG is encoded by the exons ATGGGCTGCCTCTCAACATTGATCTTTCTTCTGTTTCTGTTGGGAATTACAGGCACCTTTTCTCAAG GGCCATGGAGAAGCATCATGGGAACATCATGGAAACCAAACCCAGCTGTGTATCATAATGAAG ACAATTATGAGTGGACCACGTGGTTCAATGTAGATCACCCTGGAGGAAAAGGAGACTACGAGAAGCTGAATGCCATTCGCTTTTATTATCGAGCCCGTGTCTGTGAGGTTCCTCGAGCTCTAGAGGCCCGCACTACGGAGTGGATCCCAGCTCGCAGCACTGGGGAAAGAGTACATGCTGACCCAGCTGTGGGCTTCTGGTGTGTCAATGATGAACAGCCTGTTGGGAAGAACTGCTCAAACTATGCTGTACGCTTCCTGTGCCCGAAAG AAATTGTTCCAGATGTTGAAGAAGTGATATGGGGTCCATGGTCAGACTGGAGTCCGTGTCCAGCTCAGTGCGATCAGGTTGCAATAGAGCATCGCTCTAGAAGCTGCAAATCCAGTTCCAAACAATGCAATGGTCAAACTGTCGAGGCCAGGTCATGCAAAGGGCCACCTTGTCCAC gcTGTGATCTGCAGTGTGTAATGGGCAAGGTAAACGATGAGTGCGATGGCTGCATGTGCCAGGATCATACCGTTTTAGGATCAGTCCGTAGTGCCGGGGGTCTCCCTGCACCTGGAGCTGCCATCCTCCGTGCTGGGTCCAGCCCCAAACTCCTCACTGTAACTGATCACAATGGCCATTTTCAAGTCCCTGGAATCTGCCCAGATGGCAACACGATGCTAATGATCAAGCTGAAAAACCACGCTCCACAACAAGTCACTATACCCAAAAGCACTGAACGCACCTCCGTTGTTCATTTGAAGCTGGAGAGAGCAA AAAAACTGTATGTGTTGAAAAACCCTGAGAACAAGGCCAGGAGGGAAGGTCAGACAGCTGCCTTCTGTTGTAAGACTGATGGCACACCTGAACCAAACCAATATGAATG GTTCCACAACGGTACTCTGCTGGACAGAAGTCAATATCAGTATGACGAGACACTGGTTTTGAGGAATCTCACTTTGGACCATATAGGAGAATACTACTGCAGAGCCAGTAATGAGAACGGAGCCATCAAATCTAAGCCAGCCACCCTCACAGTTATTG gTCAAAATGCACCATCATGCAACCCTAAGCCTGATTCCCATATGATCCAACTACCACATGACTGCTTTCAAAACAAGACTAACTCTTTATATTATGACGTGGGGAGATGCCCAACAACTACGTGCACAGGAAAGCTGGATAACGGCATCAGGTGCAAGGACTCAGTTTCCTACTGCTGTGGAATTTCAAACATGGAGGAGAAAGAGATTACATGTCAGGGATATCAGTTGCCCATCATGGTAGTGACTCAGTGCGGTTGTAAAACATGTGTGGACACGAAGGCTATCGTTCGTGGACATGCTATCGCAGCAGACACTGGTGAGCCCATGAGATTTGGACACGTCTACATGGATGGCGCAAGAGTAAGTCGAACTGGATATAAAGGCACATTCTCTATCCAGGTACCAACAAACACAGAACGTCTGGTCCTCACCTTTGTGGACAACATGCAGAAGTTTGTGAATACCACCAAAGTGCTACCATTTAATCCTAAAGGAGGAGCTGTGTTCCACGAGATCAAGCTGTTGAGGAAAAAGCCAGCTGTGATTATTAGCTCAAGAGATACTAATAAGCTAGATCTTGGTGAGGTAGAAGGCGAGGATCCCATTGCTGAGATCGAGATCCCACCAAATGCATTCTATAAAGAAAATGGAGAGGTGTTCATGGGAAACGTCAAGGCCAGTGTGACTTTCCTTGACCCTAGGGATGTATCAACAGCAGCGGCTGCCCAAAGTGATCTTAACTTCATTGGCGATGAAGGTGACACTTTGCCCTTGAGGACCTATGGAATGTTCTCTGTGGACTTCAGGGATGACGAAGGAGGCGAGTCACTCAACGCCGGAGAGGTGAAAGTGCGTCTCGATGCAGAACAAGTGAAGATGCCCGAGCACTTGAAAACAATGAAATTATGGTCCCTTAATCCTGACACAGGTTTGTGGGAGGAGGAAGGCCAGTTCCGTGCTGAGAAGCAGCAACGGGGGAAAAGAGAGGAGAGGACCTTCCTCATAGGCAACATGGAAATCCGTGAAAGACGGCTGTTTAACTTGGATGTACCTGAGAACAGAAGATGTTACGTGAAAGTGCGGGCTTTCCGTGGCGAACGGTACATGCCTAGTGAGCAAACTGAAGGAGTTGTGATGACTTTAATAAATATGGAGCCCACACCAGGGTTTTCAACCAACCCTCGAGCTTGGGGTAGATTCGATAGTGTCATCACTGGTCCAAATGGTGCATGTCTTCCAGCCTTCTGTGATGAACAGAAACCAGATGCATATTCAGCATACGTCATGGCCAACCTTGGGGGAGAAGAACTGGAGGCAGTAGCATCCTCTCCAAAGTTGAATCCTAACACCATTGGCGTCCCGCAACCTTATTTGAATAAACTTAACTACAGACGCACAGACCATGATGATCCCAAAATAAAGAAGACAGCGTTCAGCATCAATGTGGCCAAACCTCGGTCGAACACTGCTGAGGAGGCCAATGGTCCGGTTTATCCATTTGACAAACTTAAAGAGTGTGAGGAAGCTCCATTCAGTGCAGCTCACTTCCGTTTCTCAAGAGTTGAAGGAGATCGGTATGATTACAACACTGTGCCTTTTAATGAGGACGATCCCATGAGCTGGACTGAGGACTACTTGAGTTGGTGGCCAAAACCCATGGAATACAGGGCCTGCTACATTAAGATAAAACTCAATGGTGCCCATGAGCTCAACGTTCGGTCTCGCAATATGGGAGGAACCCATCCAAAAACTGTTGGCCAACTGTATGGCATTCGTGACACCAGAAGCATCCGAGACATGGAGCAGTCAACTGTTTCAGCAGTGTGTGTAGAGTTTAAGTGCAGTGGGATGCTGTACGATCAAGACCGAGTGGATCGGACCCTTGTGAAAGTAATGCCTCAGGGCAGCTGCAAGCGAGACAGTGTAAACAGCATGTTACAGGAATACTTGGTGAACCACCTCCCACTAGCTGTCAACAACGACACAAATGAGTTCACCATGCTTGCACCTCTAGACCCACTGGGCCACAACTACGGTATATATACAGTGACTGACCAAGATCCTCGGACAGCCAAAGAAATTGCGCTTGGCCGTTGCTTTGATGGCACATCAGATGGCACCTCTCGAGTCATGAAGAGCAACGAAGGAGTGGCATTATCATTCACCTGTGGTGATAAAGAGGTCACTAGGCAGAGTATGTTCCAGCAGATGCAGAACTCACTGGGTCAGGCCACAGCTGGAAGTGCAAGGCCAGGAAGAGGAAACCGGAGACAGAGAGGGGGCTCAACAGCACCTCGCAATAGTAGGAGGAGGAGTACTCGTAATTCTTACACACGTACCCAGACCGTTGGTTGA